One window of Panthera tigris isolate Pti1 chromosome C2, P.tigris_Pti1_mat1.1, whole genome shotgun sequence genomic DNA carries:
- the CLDN17 gene encoding claudin-17 produces MAFYPLQIAGLALGFLGMVGTLATTLLPQWRVSAFVGSNIIVFERLWEGLWMNCVRQAKVRLQCKFYSSLLALPPVLEAARALMCVAVALSLIALLLGICGMKHIRCTGSNERAKAYLLGTSGALFILTGIFVLIPVCWTANIIIRDFYDPAIHVGQKRELGAALFLGWASTAIVFIGGGLLCGFCCCNRKKPRHRYPAPGYCVPHAEKRRNVASTSYV; encoded by the coding sequence ATGGCATTCTATCCCCTGCAGATTGCTGGTCTGGCTCTTGGCTTCCTTGGCATGGTCGGGACTCTTGCCACAACCCTCCTGCCCCAGTGGAGGGTATCGGCTTTCGTTGGCAGCAACATCATCGTTTTTGAAAGGCTCTGGGAAGGGCTCTGGATGAACTGCGTCCGACAAGCCAAGGTCCGGCTGCAGTGCAAGTTCTACAGCTCTTTGTTGGCTCTCCCACCTGTCCTGGAGGCAGCCAGGGCCCTCATGTGTGTCGCCGTCGCCCTCTCGCTCATCGCTCTGCTTCTTGGCATCTGCGGCATGAAGCACATCCGGTGCACGGGCTCCAATGAGAGGGCCAAAGCGTACCTTCTGGGGACCTCCGGGGCCCTCTTCATCCTGACCGGCATCTTCGTTCTGATTCCTGTGTGCTGGACGGCCAACATCATCATCAGGGATTTCTACGACCCAGCCATCCACGTGGGGCAGAAACGAGAACTGGGAGCAGCCCTCTTCCTCGGTTGGGCCAGCACCGCCATCGTCTTCATCGGAGGTGGTTTGCTCTGTGGGTTCTGCTGTTGCAACAGAAAGAAGCCCAGACACCGATACCCAGCCCCGGGATACTGCGTGCCCCACGCGGAGAAGCGGAGGAACGTGGCCTCCACCAGCTATGTCTAG